From a region of the Helianthus annuus cultivar XRQ/B chromosome 5, HanXRQr2.0-SUNRISE, whole genome shotgun sequence genome:
- the LOC110941384 gene encoding uncharacterized acetyltransferase At3g50280, with the protein MTLQRKVKHISECFVRPQHDLSQDTKQPIYLTPFELPFLNLNYSQKGLLFAKPPPENQDFSITIFLEHLRRSLSATLNHFYPLAARLATRIEENPPSYVIYIDPENSPGVKFVHATVDATVSDILAPDVPLVVHSFFDLNDAISHDGHTLPLLSIQVTELTDGIFIGGSVNHILADGTSFWHFMAAWSEIFRSKEKTGDCISRPPLLKRWVLEGYSPITSLPFKHHDEFIHRTENPQVKERFFHFSSVAVSKLKAKANEECNMQKISSLQAVSALLWRCVARVRCQPPNSETVCKFVINNRCRVNPPLSDDYFGNLVDIIKGTTTVEDLMSHGLGWAALKMHQVVKNHDDAAVKKWVESWYKNPVVYKLNGLLHPNIVHIGSSPRFDMYGCEFGLGKAVAARSGFANKADGKMTMYPGREGGGSMDVEVCLLPEYMMALECDEEFISALKE; encoded by the coding sequence ATGACTTTGCAGAGGAAGGTGAAGCATATATCCGAATGCTTTGTGAGGCCACAGCACGACCTCTCACAAGATACAAAGCAACCCATATACTTAACACCCTTTGAGCTCCCCTTTCTCAACCTCAACTACAGCCAAAAGGGTCTCCTTTTTGCAAAACCACCTCCGGAAAATCAAGATTTCTCCATAACCATTTTCTTGGAACACCTTCGCCGCTCCCTCTCTGCCACCCTCAATCATTTCTACCCTCTCGCTGCGCGCTTAGCCACGCGAATAGAAGAAAACCCACCTTCATATGTCATCTACATAGACCCTGAAAACAGCCCCGGAGTCAAGTTTGTTCACGCAACCGTGGACGCAACTGTTTCCGACATCCTTGCGCCTGATGTACCCTTAGTTGTTCATTCATTCTTCGACCTGAATGATGCTATTAGCCATGATGGTCATACGCTCCCGTTGTTATCCATTCAGGTGACCGAGCTTACCGATGGAATCTTTATCGGTGGCTCTGTGAACCACATTCTCGCAGATGGAACATCTTTCTGGCATTTCATGGCTGCTTGGAGTGAAATATTTAGATCGAAAGAGAAAACTGGTGATTGCATCTCGCGTCCTCCGTTATTGAAACGATGGGTCCTTGAAGGATACAGTCCTATTACAAGTCTACCGTTCAAACATCATGATGAATTCATCCATCGAACAGAAAATCCACAAGTTAAAGAGAGATTCTTCCATTTCTCATCGGTTGCAGTCTCTAAGCTCAAAGCAAAAGCAAATGAGGAATGCAACATGCAAAAAATCTCAAGTTTACAGGCGGTTTCCGCACTTTTGTGGAGGTGTGTAGCTCGAGTTCGATGCCAACCACCCAATAGTGAAACCGTTTGTAAATTTGTTATTAATAACCGGTGTAGAGTGAACCCACCGTTGTCTGATGATTATTTTGGCAATTTGGTTGATATAATTAAGGGAACAACAACGGTTGAGGATCTAATGTCTCACGGGCTTGGATGGGCAGCATTGAAGATGCATCAAGTGGTCAAAAACCACGATGATGCAGCAGTGAAAAAGTGGGTTGAGTCATGGTATAAAAACCCGGTAGTATACAAACTGAATGGACTGCTACATCCAAACATTGTACACATTGGGAGTTCACCAAGGTTTGACATGTATGGGTGCGAGTTTGGGTTGGGAAAAGCAGTTGCGGCTAGAAGTGGGTTCGCGAACAAAGCTGATGGCAAAATGACAATGTATCCAGGTCGGGAAGGAGGAGGGAGCATGGACGTTGAAGTTTGCCTATTGCCGGAATATATGATGGCTCTTGAATGTGATGAGGAGTTTATAAGTGCTCTAAAAGAGTAA